A single genomic interval of Litoreibacter ponti harbors:
- a CDS encoding CIA30 family protein: MQATPLPAAEAQMQLDPDWEYVADGVMGGVSQGRASKAEIAGRAAMRLTGQVSLENNGGFVQMAFDLGDGSFDASAWDGIELQVYGNDEEYDLRVRTDELERPWHSFRADFIAPPKWTTIRIPFTAFEPHRTDKSFDPARLRRIGVLAIGREFEADVAVATVSFYTE, translated from the coding sequence ATGCAAGCTACCCCATTGCCCGCAGCGGAGGCGCAGATGCAGCTTGATCCAGATTGGGAATACGTGGCCGACGGCGTCATGGGAGGGGTGTCCCAAGGCCGCGCATCCAAGGCAGAAATCGCCGGGCGCGCTGCAATGCGGCTGACGGGACAGGTCTCGCTCGAGAACAATGGTGGCTTCGTTCAAATGGCTTTCGATCTGGGCGACGGGAGCTTCGATGCCAGCGCGTGGGACGGGATCGAGCTGCAGGTTTACGGAAATGACGAAGAGTATGATCTGCGCGTGCGCACCGACGAGCTGGAGCGTCCATGGCATTCCTTCCGCGCGGACTTTATCGCCCCGCCCAAGTGGACTACGATCCGCATCCCCTTCACCGCGTTTGAGCCGCATCGCACCGACAAAAGCTTCGATCCGGCACGGCTGCGCAGGATCGGCGTGCTAGCCATTGGCCGCGAGTTCGAGGCAGATGTCGCTGTCGCTACCGTCAGTTTCTATACGGAGTGA
- a CDS encoding peroxiredoxin, with protein sequence MALRINDTIPDLTVTTDQGEISLHDWVGDSWAVIFSHPKDFTPVCTTEFGAVAQLADEWAKRNTKVLGVSVDGVEDHVKWKADIEKVAEAKAEFAIVADDGLDMAKAFDMLPSEYVLPDGRTPADSATVRSVFIIGPDKQVKLMMTYPMTVGRNFAEIIRALDGLQMSAKGVATPANWTVGQDVIVPPAVSTEDATAKFGEVTTVLPYLRTVKAPG encoded by the coding sequence ATGGCATTGCGTATCAATGACACCATCCCCGACCTTACCGTCACCACCGATCAAGGCGAGATTTCACTGCATGATTGGGTGGGCGACAGCTGGGCTGTGATTTTCTCGCACCCCAAGGACTTCACGCCGGTCTGCACGACCGAGTTTGGTGCAGTCGCGCAGCTTGCCGATGAATGGGCCAAGCGCAACACCAAGGTTCTGGGCGTCTCGGTCGACGGGGTTGAGGATCACGTCAAATGGAAAGCCGACATCGAAAAGGTGGCGGAGGCGAAGGCCGAGTTCGCAATCGTCGCTGATGACGGGTTGGATATGGCCAAGGCCTTTGACATGCTGCCGTCCGAATACGTGCTGCCGGACGGGCGCACGCCCGCCGACAGTGCCACCGTGCGGTCCGTGTTCATCATCGGGCCGGACAAGCAGGTAAAATTGATGATGACCTACCCGATGACAGTCGGCCGCAACTTCGCCGAAATCATCCGTGCGCTGGACGGTTTGCAAATGTCTGCCAAGGGTGTAGCGACGCCTGCCAACTGGACGGTCGGCCAAGACGTGATTGTGCCGCCCGCAGTTTCGACCGAAGATGCGACCGCGAAATTTGGCGAGGTCACGACCGTGCTGCCTTACCTACGTACGGTGAAAGCACCCGGCTGA
- a CDS encoding LysR family transcriptional regulator translates to MLNYHHLRYFRAVAHEGNLTRAAERLNVSQSALSTQIKQLEERLAHPLFERVGRRLELTEEGRIALDHADRIFETGDELLATLQRSGQAVPPLRVGALSTLSRNFQMQFLAPLVGQDGVDITLRSGDADQLLAALRDLALDVVLSTEPPAGQDVIAHRVAEQPVGLHGKPELLCHKTLGALMRNAPFILPTETNIRAGFMALADRLKLTPRIVADVDDMAMVRLLARAGAGIAVAPSVVVADELEAGRLVTAPFDLDLSERFFAVTLRRRYPHPLLAGLLDAAKGPA, encoded by the coding sequence ATGTTGAATTACCATCATCTTCGTTACTTCCGCGCGGTCGCGCATGAGGGAAATCTCACCCGCGCCGCCGAGCGGCTCAATGTGTCTCAATCCGCCCTCTCGACCCAGATCAAGCAACTGGAAGAGCGGCTGGCCCATCCGTTGTTCGAGCGGGTCGGTCGGCGGCTGGAGCTGACGGAAGAAGGGCGCATCGCGCTCGACCATGCCGACCGCATTTTCGAGACGGGCGACGAGCTGCTGGCGACATTGCAGCGCAGCGGGCAAGCGGTGCCGCCGTTGCGCGTGGGGGCGCTATCGACCCTGTCACGCAACTTTCAGATGCAGTTCCTCGCGCCGTTGGTGGGACAGGACGGCGTCGACATTACCCTGCGATCCGGAGACGCGGATCAGCTTCTTGCAGCCTTGCGTGACCTCGCGCTGGACGTGGTCCTGTCAACCGAGCCTCCGGCAGGTCAGGACGTCATTGCGCACCGCGTGGCAGAGCAGCCCGTGGGTCTGCATGGAAAGCCAGAGCTTCTTTGCCACAAGACGCTCGGTGCGCTGATGCGGAATGCCCCCTTCATCCTGCCAACCGAGACGAATATTCGGGCGGGATTCATGGCGCTGGCGGATCGGCTGAAACTGACACCCCGGATTGTCGCCGACGTCGACGATATGGCCATGGTCCGCCTGCTGGCGCGCGCGGGTGCGGGCATTGCCGTGGCCCCGTCCGTCGTGGTCGCGGACGAGCTTGAGGCCGGGCGTCTTGTGACTGCGCCGTTCGATCTGGACCTGTCGGAGCGTTTCTTCGCCGTGACCCTGCGGCGGCGCTACCCCCATCCTTTGCTGGCAGGCTTGCTGGATGCGGCGAAGGGTCCGGCCTAA
- the pnp gene encoding polyribonucleotide nucleotidyltransferase has protein sequence MFNVTKKSIEWGEETLTLETGKVARQADGCVIATYGETSVMAAVTFAKEQKPGQDFFPLTVHYNEKYYAAGKIPGGFFKREARPTEKETLTSRLIDRPIRPLFVPGFKNEVLVICTVLSHDLVNDPDMVAMIAASAALTISGAPFMGPIAGCRVGYEDGEYILNPELDDMHNLRNNPEQRLDLVVAGTKDAVMMVESEAYELTEEEMLGAVTFAHEQIQPAIDLIIDFAEDCAKEPFDFTPPDYSELYEAVKASGEAAMREAYAITDKQERTAAVSAAKETAKAGLSEEQLEDENLGAALKKLESTVLRGDVVKNKKRIDGRALDTVRAIESQVGLLPRTHGSALFTRGETQGLVVTTLGTGDDEQMIDALQGTYKSNFLLHYNFPPYSVGEVGRFGPPGRREIGHGKLAWRALQAVLPAATDFPYTIRVVSEITESNGSSSMASVCGGSLSMMDAGVPLKAPVAGVAMGLILEDDGSYAVLTDILGDEDHLGDMDFKVAGTENGITSLQMDIKVAGITPEIMKTALAQAKEGRLHILGEMNKALSEASDFSVHAPRIETMQVPTDKIREVIGSGGKVIREIVEVSGAKVDINDDGIIKIASPNGEAIKKAYDMIHSIVAEPEEGVIYTGTVVKLVDFGAFVNFFGKRDGLVHVSQIENRRLNHPSDVLKEGQEVKVKLLGFDDRGKVRLSMKVVDQETGEEIKKEETAD, from the coding sequence ATGTTTAATGTGACCAAAAAATCCATCGAGTGGGGTGAGGAAACTCTGACGCTCGAAACCGGCAAGGTTGCCCGTCAAGCCGACGGCTGCGTCATTGCCACCTACGGCGAGACCTCCGTCATGGCCGCCGTGACCTTTGCCAAAGAGCAAAAGCCGGGGCAGGACTTCTTTCCGCTGACCGTGCACTACAACGAGAAATACTACGCCGCCGGTAAAATCCCCGGTGGCTTCTTCAAGCGTGAAGCGCGTCCGACCGAAAAAGAGACGCTGACCTCGCGCCTGATCGACCGTCCGATCCGCCCGCTGTTCGTCCCCGGCTTCAAGAACGAAGTGCTGGTGATCTGCACCGTGCTGTCCCACGACCTGGTCAACGACCCCGATATGGTCGCGATGATCGCGGCCTCCGCCGCGCTGACGATCTCGGGCGCGCCGTTCATGGGCCCGATCGCGGGCTGCCGCGTGGGCTACGAGGATGGCGAGTACATCCTGAACCCGGAACTCGACGACATGCACAACCTGCGCAACAACCCCGAGCAGCGACTCGACCTGGTTGTGGCGGGCACCAAAGACGCCGTGATGATGGTGGAATCGGAAGCCTACGAGCTGACCGAGGAAGAGATGCTGGGCGCAGTGACCTTTGCCCATGAGCAGATCCAGCCGGCCATCGACCTGATCATCGACTTCGCGGAAGATTGCGCGAAAGAGCCCTTCGACTTCACGCCGCCGGATTATTCCGAGCTTTATGAAGCCGTGAAAGCTTCGGGCGAAGCCGCCATGCGCGAAGCCTATGCGATCACCGACAAGCAAGAGCGCACCGCGGCCGTCTCTGCCGCGAAGGAAACCGCCAAGGCGGGCCTGAGCGAAGAGCAGCTTGAGGATGAGAACCTGGGCGCGGCACTGAAGAAGCTCGAATCCACCGTGCTGCGCGGCGATGTCGTGAAGAACAAGAAGCGCATCGACGGGCGCGCGCTGGACACCGTGCGGGCCATCGAGTCCCAGGTGGGTCTGCTGCCCCGGACCCACGGCTCGGCGCTGTTCACCCGCGGCGAGACCCAAGGTCTGGTCGTGACCACGCTGGGCACCGGCGACGACGAGCAGATGATCGACGCCCTGCAGGGCACCTACAAGTCGAACTTCCTGCTGCACTACAACTTCCCGCCGTACTCGGTCGGCGAAGTGGGCCGCTTCGGCCCTCCGGGTCGCCGCGAGATCGGCCACGGCAAGCTGGCATGGCGCGCGCTGCAAGCCGTGCTGCCCGCCGCGACCGACTTCCCCTACACGATCCGCGTGGTCTCCGAGATCACGGAATCCAACGGCTCCTCCTCGATGGCCTCCGTCTGCGGCGGCTCGCTGTCGATGATGGACGCGGGTGTGCCCCTGAAAGCGCCGGTTGCCGGTGTCGCCATGGGTCTGATCCTGGAAGATGACGGCTCTTACGCGGTGCTGACCGACATCCTGGGCGACGAGGATCACCTCGGCGACATGGACTTCAAAGTGGCCGGTACCGAGAACGGCATCACCTCGCTGCAGATGGACATCAAGGTCGCAGGCATCACGCCCGAGATCATGAAGACCGCCCTGGCACAGGCCAAGGAAGGCCGTCTGCACATTCTGGGCGAGATGAACAAGGCGCTGTCGGAAGCTTCCGACTTCTCCGTGCACGCCCCGCGCATCGAGACGATGCAGGTGCCCACCGACAAGATCCGTGAAGTGATCGGGTCCGGCGGCAAGGTCATCCGCGAGATCGTGGAAGTGTCCGGTGCCAAGGTCGACATCAACGACGACGGCATCATCAAGATCGCGTCCCCCAACGGCGAGGCCATCAAGAAGGCCTATGACATGATCCACTCGATCGTGGCAGAGCCCGAGGAAGGCGTGATCTACACCGGCACCGTGGTCAAACTGGTCGACTTCGGCGCGTTCGTGAACTTCTTCGGCAAGCGCGACGGCCTGGTGCACGTCTCCCAGATCGAGAACCGCCGCCTGAACCACCCCTCGGACGTCCTGAAAGAGGGCCAAGAGGTGAAGGTCAAGCTGCTGGGCTTCGACGACCGCGGCAAGGTCCGCCTGTCGATGAAAGTCGTGGATCAGGAGACCGGCGAAGAGATCAAGAAGGAAGAGACGGCAGACTAA
- a CDS encoding calcium-binding protein — protein MFGVVGLLALVGALAEVFNDDDNNTSPEPPEPPVGPEVNEIDGTNGEDLLLGTLDVDLIQGNGGDDEISGLAGDDTLAGGQGNDTIRGGEGQDLILGGVGTDTLEGGSDNDTIQGGGNSDNIRGGSGDDIILGENGGDTLQGDGGSDVLAGGAGEDLVAGGAGDDFVDGGDGDDDVRGGVGNDVISGGLGADQMSGGQGNDILTGVFDTDLPFGPLEEDAGDTMFGNEGNDFFFIGSSDTATGGEGSDRFATGTFVRPGEAGVVTDFDADEDTIQVHYDGSAGDAPEISVVANADGSANILMGEQIVLTVTTPGDLAAEDILIVKTLTFSDADTGLVFPEVPEAVTDEVAEEVAADPSETAPETMADEVADAPEAVDVQVAVASSTNPQTEAAAA, from the coding sequence ATGTTTGGAGTCGTAGGCTTATTGGCCTTGGTCGGTGCGTTGGCGGAAGTGTTCAACGATGATGACAATAACACCTCGCCAGAGCCGCCAGAGCCCCCCGTGGGCCCTGAAGTCAACGAAATCGACGGCACCAACGGCGAAGACCTGCTTCTGGGAACGCTCGATGTCGACCTGATCCAGGGCAATGGCGGCGATGACGAGATCTCCGGACTCGCTGGTGACGACACGCTCGCGGGTGGTCAGGGCAATGACACGATCCGCGGCGGCGAAGGCCAGGACCTGATTCTGGGCGGCGTCGGGACCGACACGCTGGAAGGCGGATCGGACAATGACACCATTCAGGGTGGTGGCAATTCCGACAATATCCGCGGCGGCAGCGGCGATGATATCATCCTCGGGGAGAACGGGGGCGATACGCTTCAGGGCGACGGCGGCTCGGACGTGCTGGCTGGCGGCGCGGGCGAGGATCTGGTCGCAGGCGGGGCCGGGGACGATTTCGTGGATGGTGGCGATGGCGATGATGACGTGCGCGGTGGCGTCGGCAATGACGTGATCAGCGGCGGTCTTGGCGCCGACCAGATGAGCGGCGGGCAGGGCAACGACATCCTCACTGGTGTTTTTGACACGGACCTGCCCTTTGGCCCGCTGGAGGAAGACGCGGGCGACACCATGTTCGGCAACGAGGGCAACGATTTCTTCTTCATCGGCTCCTCCGACACCGCAACCGGCGGCGAGGGATCGGACCGGTTCGCGACGGGCACCTTCGTGCGCCCGGGCGAGGCTGGCGTTGTCACGGATTTTGACGCGGACGAAGACACCATTCAGGTGCATTATGACGGCTCTGCAGGCGACGCGCCCGAAATCAGTGTGGTCGCAAATGCCGATGGTTCCGCCAACATCCTGATGGGCGAGCAAATCGTTTTGACGGTCACCACCCCCGGTGATCTGGCCGCCGAAGATATCCTGATCGTCAAAACGCTGACTTTCTCGGATGCGGATACAGGGCTGGTCTTCCCGGAAGTTCCCGAAGCCGTGACGGACGAGGTCGCTGAAGAAGTCGCCGCTGATCCATCAGAGACCGCGCCCGAGACCATGGCGGACGAGGTTGCCGACGCGCCAGAGGCCGTTGACGTGCAAGTCGCGGTCGCAAGTTCGACCAATCCTCAGACCGAGGCCGCCGCGGCCTAA
- a CDS encoding sodium-dependent bicarbonate transport family permease, with protein MDLIVEILTTMGAQLQKPTLAFLIGGMMLAALGSKLEVPEPVYKFVVMLLLLKVGIGAGISVREADLVSLAVPALAAAIVGIAIVLLGARTLVRLRGVSPMDGMATAGLFGAVSASTLAASMAVLDGEGIVYEGFIGALYPFMDIAALVTAIVLAKLSAQRKTAASVQGGTLTMGGGRSGTSGGFDGGLIKSILVDTFRSSAISALLLGLALGVFARPEAVYESFYEPLFRGLLSILMLVMGMEAWSRLSEMRKVARAYVLYGLTAPIIHGLLGFGAGLVAHHLTGFSAGGVVLLSVMAASSSDISGPPTMRGALPEANPSAYVGTSTGLGTPVAILSIPLFMALADFFIGF; from the coding sequence ATGGACTTGATCGTCGAAATCCTCACGACCATGGGCGCGCAGCTGCAAAAGCCAACGCTTGCCTTCTTGATCGGGGGTATGATGCTGGCCGCTCTCGGCTCCAAGCTGGAAGTGCCCGAGCCCGTCTACAAATTTGTGGTCATGCTTTTGCTGCTGAAGGTCGGTATCGGCGCTGGCATATCTGTGCGAGAGGCGGATCTTGTCTCGCTTGCCGTCCCCGCCTTGGCGGCGGCCATTGTCGGCATTGCGATTGTGCTGCTGGGTGCGCGGACGCTGGTGCGCCTGCGCGGCGTCAGTCCGATGGACGGGATGGCGACCGCGGGTTTGTTCGGCGCGGTGTCCGCATCTACGCTCGCGGCCTCCATGGCGGTTCTCGACGGCGAAGGGATCGTATATGAAGGCTTCATCGGTGCGCTCTACCCGTTCATGGATATCGCGGCGTTGGTCACAGCGATTGTGCTGGCGAAGTTAAGCGCGCAGCGGAAGACAGCCGCGTCTGTCCAAGGCGGGACACTGACGATGGGCGGCGGTAGGAGCGGCACGTCGGGCGGTTTCGACGGCGGGCTGATCAAATCGATCCTCGTTGATACGTTCCGCAGTTCTGCCATCTCCGCGCTGTTGTTGGGTCTGGCGCTGGGCGTGTTCGCGCGACCGGAAGCGGTATACGAGAGCTTCTACGAGCCACTCTTCAGGGGCCTCTTGTCGATCCTGATGCTGGTCATGGGCATGGAGGCATGGTCGCGCCTGTCGGAGATGCGCAAGGTCGCCCGTGCTTACGTGCTATACGGTCTGACCGCGCCGATTATCCACGGGCTGCTGGGGTTCGGCGCCGGGCTGGTCGCCCATCACCTGACGGGCTTCTCCGCCGGGGGTGTCGTGCTGTTGTCGGTGATGGCAGCGTCAAGCTCTGACATCTCTGGCCCACCGACAATGCGCGGCGCGCTGCCAGAGGCGAACCCGTCAGCCTATGTCGGCACCTCGACCGGCCTCGGCACGCCCGTGGCGATCCTGTCGATCCCGCTGTTCATGGCGCTGGCCGATTTCTTCATCGGTTTCTGA
- a CDS encoding L,D-transpeptidase: protein MIDRRTFLTTSAAAVVASPALAQRKGWTMPEEHKPRVITLQGDLPAGEIHVDPRAFALYWTLPEGRALRYACGIGKADLYESGRFTVGAKKEWPSWTPTQDMIERDPAAYKQFEDGMPGGPENPLGSRALYLFTPGRGDTFLRIHGTSAPWTIGSAVSNGCVRLTNAHIAHLYQRVPKGTKVVLH, encoded by the coding sequence ATGATCGACCGCCGCACATTTCTGACCACATCCGCTGCCGCCGTGGTGGCAAGTCCCGCTTTGGCGCAGCGCAAGGGCTGGACAATGCCCGAGGAACACAAGCCCCGCGTGATTACGCTTCAGGGCGATTTGCCGGCCGGCGAAATTCACGTCGATCCCCGCGCTTTCGCGCTTTACTGGACCCTGCCCGAGGGGCGCGCGCTGCGCTATGCCTGCGGCATCGGCAAGGCAGACCTTTACGAGAGCGGAAGGTTCACCGTGGGTGCCAAGAAGGAATGGCCATCCTGGACGCCGACCCAAGACATGATCGAACGGGATCCGGCGGCCTATAAGCAGTTCGAAGATGGGATGCCCGGTGGGCCGGAAAACCCGCTTGGATCGCGCGCGCTGTATCTGTTTACACCGGGTCGGGGTGACACGTTCCTGCGCATCCACGGCACATCCGCACCCTGGACCATCGGGTCTGCCGTCTCGAATGGGTGCGTGCGCCTGACCAATGCGCATATCGCGCATTTGTATCAGCGGGTGCCCAAAGGCACGAAGGTGGTCCTGCACTAA
- the rpsO gene encoding 30S ribosomal protein S15, with amino-acid sequence MSITADEKARLMKEFATKDGDTGSPEVQVAILTSRINTLTEHFKTHKKDNHGRRGLLKMVAQRRKLLDYTKGKDDARYQDLIKRLGIRR; translated from the coding sequence ATGTCGATCACTGCTGACGAAAAAGCACGCCTGATGAAGGAATTTGCAACCAAGGACGGCGACACCGGTTCGCCCGAAGTTCAGGTTGCGATCCTCACATCGCGCATCAACACCCTGACCGAGCACTTCAAGACCCACAAGAAAGACAACCACGGTCGCCGTGGTCTTCTGAAAATGGTGGCTCAGCGCCGCAAGCTGCTGGATTACACCAAGGGCAAGGATGACGCGCGCTATCAGGACCTGATCAAGCGTCTTGGCATTCGCCGCTAA
- a CDS encoding RluA family pseudouridine synthase: protein MDADYAPPDDPLDILHEDAELLAVNKPAGLLSVPGKGAHLADCLIARVQAVFPMALLIHRLDRDTSGVMVFAQTKSAQRHLGLQFEKRQTKKTYVARVAGEVADKEGLISLPLVVDWPNRPLQHVDFVTGKEAVTNWRRLRVEDGTTRMRLMPKTGRSHQLRVHMQALGHPILGDPFYSDDAARYPRMMLHAESLRLRHPQGGRGMQFKAKAPF, encoded by the coding sequence ATGGACGCTGACTACGCGCCGCCGGACGATCCGCTGGATATCCTTCACGAGGACGCCGAGCTGCTGGCGGTCAACAAGCCCGCCGGGCTACTTTCGGTGCCCGGTAAGGGCGCGCATCTGGCCGATTGTCTGATCGCGCGGGTGCAGGCGGTCTTTCCCATGGCCTTGCTGATCCACCGGCTCGACCGGGACACGTCAGGCGTCATGGTGTTTGCCCAGACCAAATCCGCCCAGCGGCATCTTGGCCTGCAATTCGAGAAGCGCCAGACCAAGAAAACCTACGTCGCGCGGGTGGCGGGCGAGGTGGCGGATAAAGAGGGCCTCATCTCTCTGCCACTGGTTGTCGATTGGCCGAACCGGCCATTGCAACATGTCGACTTTGTCACCGGCAAGGAGGCAGTGACCAATTGGCGGCGCTTGCGCGTCGAAGACGGCACGACGCGCATGCGGCTCATGCCCAAGACCGGGCGGTCGCATCAGCTGAGAGTGCATATGCAAGCCCTCGGCCACCCGATCTTGGGCGATCCGTTCTATTCCGACGATGCTGCGCGCTACCCGCGCATGATGCTGCACGCCGAGAGCCTGCGTCTGCGCCATCCGCAGGGTGGCCGCGGCATGCAGTTCAAGGCCAAGGCGCCTTTCTGA
- the rarD gene encoding EamA family transporter RarD, producing the protein MAQASDPPVQDGDSAAGLGFAVSAYFLWGFLPLYMKALSHVPAVEIVAHRVIWSVPIAGLVLVVLGRTADIRAALATPSMLAMGCVSAALISINWGIYIWAIAEGQTLEAALGYYINPLFSVAIGAIILRERLTRAQWAAIALAAAAVLVLTLDAGRLPWVAIGLTVSWGLYALCKKSLPIGPNQGFLLEVLILAPLALGYWAFIAQSGDSHFDTDMWMLLGCGVVTAVPLLFYANGAKRLKLTTIAILQYIAPTMIFLVAVFVFGEPFGTARAIAFPMIWAALVMYTVSMLRARR; encoded by the coding sequence ATGGCGCAGGCAAGTGATCCTCCGGTCCAAGATGGCGACAGCGCGGCAGGGCTTGGCTTTGCCGTCAGCGCGTATTTTCTGTGGGGGTTCCTGCCCCTCTATATGAAGGCTTTGTCCCATGTGCCCGCGGTCGAGATCGTTGCCCATCGCGTGATCTGGTCTGTCCCCATCGCGGGGCTGGTCCTTGTCGTTTTGGGCCGCACGGCGGATATCCGGGCGGCGCTGGCCACGCCCTCTATGCTGGCGATGGGATGTGTCTCCGCAGCGCTGATCTCGATCAACTGGGGCATTTATATCTGGGCGATCGCTGAAGGTCAGACGTTGGAGGCGGCGCTGGGCTACTACATCAACCCTCTGTTCAGCGTGGCAATTGGGGCGATCATCCTGCGCGAACGGCTGACGCGGGCACAATGGGCGGCCATCGCGCTGGCCGCTGCTGCGGTGCTTGTGCTGACGCTGGATGCCGGGCGGTTGCCATGGGTTGCCATCGGGCTGACCGTCTCGTGGGGGCTTTATGCGTTGTGCAAGAAGTCGCTGCCCATAGGCCCAAATCAGGGCTTCCTGCTGGAGGTCCTGATCCTTGCGCCACTTGCCCTGGGCTATTGGGCTTTCATCGCGCAATCAGGTGACAGTCATTTCGACACCGACATGTGGATGCTTCTGGGCTGCGGGGTGGTGACGGCGGTGCCATTGCTATTCTACGCCAACGGCGCCAAGCGGTTGAAGCTGACCACTATCGCGATCCTGCAATATATCGCGCCGACAATGATCTTTCTGGTGGCGGTCTTCGTGTTCGGCGAGCCATTCGGCACCGCGCGCGCGATTGCCTTCCCGATGATCTGGGCGGCATTGGTTATGTACACGGTATCGATGCTGAGGGCGCGCAGATGA